From a single Buchnera aphidicola (Cinara cf. splendens/pseudotsugae 3390) genomic region:
- a CDS encoding FliG C-terminal domain-containing protein produces MICLNGIQKSALLLISMDTKTSAAVLKNFTNSEISSFIDAILALDANILKYTDTVLYEFYDLLKKNKIVNFDIKNHISQIIEHTLGLDLSRKLFKKSLIKNDFIYNIAMLEKLGAKNIFLLIKNENLNIVTALLVHINTTLTTDILSFFNTQNRLNILNNMVNFTGLHSSGFLELNKIIRMFLYTQKSSLVEKERINKIVYILSYFVQDNIVQFINKINTRHKNILNKLISQYFNFNDIIYIEDNSIKYIIDNTNIDHLCVFLCHIDESVQNKFLYNMSREKYQYFKKTMLLNKSIAYNIIFFKKKLLLKNIKRFIRNNKIIIKSEQA; encoded by the coding sequence ATGATATGTTTGAATGGTATACAGAAAAGTGCTTTATTGTTAATATCTATGGATACAAAAACTTCGGCGGCGGTTTTAAAAAATTTTACTAATTCAGAAATTAGTAGTTTTATTGATGCAATTTTAGCTCTGGATGCTAATATTTTAAAATATACCGATACAGTACTTTACGAATTTTATGACTTATTAAAAAAAAATAAAATTGTCAATTTTGATATTAAAAATCATATATCACAAATTATAGAGCATACACTAGGTTTAGATTTATCTCGTAAGTTATTTAAAAAAAGTTTAATAAAAAACGATTTTATTTATAATATCGCTATGTTAGAAAAATTAGGAGCAAAAAATATTTTTTTGTTAATTAAAAACGAGAATTTAAATATTGTAACAGCATTGTTAGTGCATATTAACACAACATTAACAACTGATATTTTATCTTTTTTTAACACACAAAATAGATTAAATATTTTAAACAATATGGTAAATTTTACTGGTTTACATTCTTCTGGTTTTTTAGAATTAAATAAAATTATTCGTATGTTTTTATATACACAAAAATCTTCTTTAGTAGAAAAAGAAAGAATTAATAAAATTGTATATATATTGTCTTATTTTGTGCAAGATAATATTGTTCAGTTTATTAATAAAATTAATACTCGACATAAAAATATTTTAAATAAACTGATAAGCCAATATTTTAATTTTAACGATATAATATATATTGAAGATAATAGTATAAAATATATTATAGATAATACAAACATAGATCATTTATGTGTTTTCTTGTGTCATATTGATGAATCTGTTCAAAATAAGTTTCTTTATAACATGTCACGTGAGAAATATCAGTATTTCAAAAAAACAATGTTATTAAATAAATCAATTGCTTATAATATTATTTTTTTTAAAAAAAAATTATTACTTAAAAATATTAAGAGATTTATACGGAATAATAAGATTATCATAAAATCAGAGCAGGCATAG
- the ligA gene encoding NAD-dependent DNA ligase LigA produces MKSIYDKIINLRLQLKYHNYMYYTLDASVISDYMYDKLRDQLIKLEKKYEKNDLLKIEHPVLKQIGSKKLHIFSECIHKTPMLSLQSTNEISEIIRFDEKIKKHFNSVNNIKYYCDLKIDGLAVNLLYKNGILISAATRGDGWIGENIKDNACTITSIPKIIVGNNVPETLEIRGEVFIKKSDFLILNQFSMLNKTKVFSNPRNAAAGSLRQLDPHIAKKRKLMFFVYGYGVFTSNERINSHYDRLMQLQKWGFPIHKNYLLCNTSVDIINFYNQICIERSKLDFEIDGIVIKVDSIVLQKKLGYTEKYPRWAIALKFFSQDVETKITNVTFQIGRTGMITPVAHFLPVNISGVTVCKASVYNFRILKKLKIYIHDYVKVYRAGDVIPKIRTVLIKKRDKFAKKIIFPKYCMSCGSKLLHSFNFTRYYCPSNFLCPAQKLQRLIYFSSKSGIYIKGLGQKNIIKLINYGYLRTPVDFFTLTYDKLQMVPGIGKKLSTKIINNINFSKNVRLEKFICALGILDVGISVAKILSKYYKSAIKFINTNFKTVSNIKGIGINISKSIITFLKNKNNLFITSKLIDQLNIFFVSN; encoded by the coding sequence ATGAAATCAATATATGATAAAATTATAAATTTGCGATTACAGTTAAAATATCATAATTACATGTACTATACTCTAGACGCTTCAGTAATATCAGATTATATGTATGATAAGTTACGTGATCAGTTAATTAAATTAGAGAAAAAATATGAAAAAAATGATTTGCTAAAAATAGAACATCCTGTATTAAAACAGATAGGAAGTAAAAAACTGCATATTTTTTCTGAATGTATACATAAAACTCCTATGTTATCCCTGCAAAGTACTAACGAAATATCCGAAATTATACGTTTTGATGAAAAAATAAAAAAACATTTTAACTCTGTTAATAATATAAAATATTATTGTGACCTTAAAATAGATGGTTTAGCTGTTAATTTATTATATAAGAATGGTATATTAATTTCCGCGGCTACACGAGGAGACGGTTGGATTGGAGAAAATATTAAAGATAATGCTTGTACTATTACTTCTATACCAAAAATAATAGTAGGAAATAATGTTCCTGAAACTCTAGAAATACGTGGAGAAGTATTTATTAAAAAATCTGATTTTTTAATTTTAAATCAATTTTCTATGTTGAATAAAACAAAAGTATTTTCTAATCCACGTAATGCTGCTGCTGGTTCGTTACGTCAATTAGATCCTCATATTGCTAAAAAAAGGAAACTGATGTTTTTTGTGTATGGATATGGTGTTTTTACATCAAATGAAAGAATTAATAGTCATTATGATCGATTGATGCAACTTCAAAAATGGGGATTCCCTATACATAAAAATTATTTATTATGTAATACTAGCGTAGATATTATCAATTTTTATAATCAAATATGTATTGAAAGATCAAAATTAGATTTTGAGATAGATGGTATAGTTATAAAAGTAGATTCTATTGTTTTGCAAAAAAAATTAGGCTATACAGAAAAATATCCTAGATGGGCTATTGCTTTAAAATTTTTTTCTCAAGATGTAGAAACGAAAATTACAAATGTGACATTTCAAATTGGTAGAACAGGAATGATTACTCCTGTAGCCCATTTTTTACCAGTAAATATTTCTGGGGTAACAGTATGTAAAGCATCTGTATATAATTTTAGAATACTAAAAAAGTTAAAGATTTATATTCATGATTATGTAAAAGTTTATCGTGCAGGAGATGTCATTCCTAAAATTAGGACCGTTTTAATTAAAAAAAGAGATAAATTTGCTAAAAAAATTATTTTTCCAAAATATTGTATGTCATGTGGTTCAAAATTATTACATTCTTTTAATTTTACTAGATATTATTGTCCTTCTAATTTTTTATGCCCGGCACAAAAATTACAGAGGTTAATATATTTTTCTTCAAAATCTGGCATATATATCAAAGGTTTAGGTCAAAAAAACATTATTAAATTAATAAATTATGGATATTTACGTACTCCTGTTGATTTTTTTACTTTAACTTATGATAAACTACAAATGGTACCAGGTATAGGAAAAAAGTTATCAACTAAAATTATTAATAATATTAATTTTTCTAAAAATGTTCGTTTGGAAAAGTTTATTTGTGCTTTAGGTATTCTAGATGTTGGTATTTCCGTTGCAAAAATTTTATCTAAATACTATAAATCAGCTATCAAATTTATTAATACTAATTTTAAAACAGTATCAAATATCAAAGGTATTGGTATAAATATATCTAAATCAATTATTACATTTTTGAAAAATAAAAATAATTTATTTATTACATCAAAATTGATAGATCAATTAAATATTTTTTTTGTTTCTAATTGA
- a CDS encoding flagellar hook-basal body complex protein FliE, which translates to MKINSIQPQSIQTISSVSNPKNIKNKNFLKISKNTSPELLNTKKIKNNTKEFNLKNTKTKKNNKEYKINMLLKIQNKLINLYEEIMNMQI; encoded by the coding sequence ATGAAAATAAATTCAATACAGCCGCAATCAATCCAAACAATATCTTCTGTATCAAACCCAAAAAATATAAAAAATAAAAATTTTTTGAAAATATCAAAAAATACATCACCTGAATTATTAAATACTAAAAAAATAAAAAATAACACAAAAGAATTTAACTTAAAAAACACAAAAACAAAAAAAAACAATAAAGAATATAAGATAAATATGTTATTAAAAATACAAAACAAATTAATTAATTTATACGAAGAAATAATGAATATGCAAATTTAA
- a CDS encoding FliH/SctL family protein produces the protein MKVFTNNNLWKKWCFKKSKKIFHVMGTQNIEKNKTLERSDFIKNKNYSSYSDIYQKGYKKGLLDGYQKGYCVGWMQGFNYSCDFFLKNIEQCIQVQLSNILRQFKTAIENFNCNFSKRLINIVLRISKIFLDDVLSVNKQYLIKRIKKIIKQSKYIFQKLQLHVHPDHYRTIINKFGFLMNKYKWTVISDKKIDIYSYRIITSKEEIDASLSSFWLRINDAANSLD, from the coding sequence ATGAAAGTTTTTACTAACAATAATTTATGGAAAAAATGGTGTTTTAAAAAATCTAAAAAAATATTTCATGTAATGGGTACTCAAAATATTGAAAAAAATAAAACTTTAGAGCGGTCTGATTTTATTAAGAATAAAAATTATTCTTCATATTCTGATATATATCAGAAAGGATATAAAAAAGGTTTATTAGACGGGTACCAAAAAGGATATTGTGTTGGTTGGATGCAAGGATTTAATTATTCTTGTGATTTTTTTTTAAAAAATATCGAACAGTGTATTCAAGTACAGCTTTCTAATATTCTTAGACAGTTTAAAACTGCTATTGAGAATTTTAATTGTAATTTTTCGAAACGTTTAATTAATATTGTGTTACGTATCTCAAAAATTTTTTTGGATGATGTATTATCAGTTAATAAGCAGTATTTGATTAAAAGAATAAAAAAGATTATTAAGCAATCAAAATATATATTTCAGAAATTACAATTACATGTTCATCCTGACCATTATCGCACTATAATAAATAAATTTGGATTTTTAATGAATAAATATAAATGGACTGTAATTAGTGATAAAAAAATAGATATTTATAGTTATCGTATTATTACTTCTAAAGAAGAGATAGATGCTTCTTTGTCATCTTTTTGGCTTAGAATTAATGATGCAGCTAATTCATTAGATTAA
- a CDS encoding flagellar biosynthetic protein FliR yields MSSTLLLIMIRIFFILIYSNIFHYTDKHLSIKILLIYLISYLLTPFVCTNHISDINNIDFFILICNQILIGMIIGWLFQCVFSCIIFIGEIISAQIGLSSSVFFNFGQHVYSLVFSQLLSIFFLFLFFINNGHLRFIIFIINSFSVFPLNGIPIYRNICLSIINFSSLIFINGVYCVLPILFFFLILYIACMLLNRILPNMSLFSSFSVIIFIFSLILFKYFIFRFYWISTILVKNFFYYLKVYIIGLLHR; encoded by the coding sequence ATGAGTAGTACACTATTATTAATAATGATTCGTATTTTTTTTATACTTATTTATTCTAATATATTTCATTATACGGATAAACATTTATCTATAAAAATTTTATTAATTTATTTGATAAGTTATTTATTAACACCTTTTGTGTGTACAAATCATATCAGTGATATAAATAATATAGATTTTTTTATCTTAATATGTAATCAAATATTAATAGGAATGATAATAGGGTGGTTGTTTCAGTGTGTATTTTCTTGTATAATTTTTATAGGAGAAATTATTAGTGCTCAAATTGGTTTATCGTCTTCTGTTTTCTTTAATTTTGGGCAACACGTTTATTCTTTAGTTTTTTCGCAATTGTTAAGTATTTTTTTTTTATTTCTATTTTTTATAAATAACGGACATTTAAGATTTATTATTTTTATAATTAATAGTTTTAGTGTATTTCCATTAAATGGTATTCCTATATATAGGAATATTTGTTTATCTATTATTAATTTTTCTAGTTTAATTTTTATAAATGGAGTATATTGTGTTTTACCAATTTTGTTTTTTTTTTTGATTTTATATATAGCATGTATGCTATTGAATAGAATTTTACCCAATATGTCATTATTTTCTTCTTTTTCGGTTATTATTTTTATTTTTAGTTTAATTTTGTTTAAATATTTTATTTTTCGGTTTTATTGGATTAGTACGATTTTAGTAAAAAATTTTTTTTATTATTTAAAAGTATATATTATAGGATTATTACATCGCTAA
- the fliF gene encoding flagellar basal-body MS-ring/collar protein FliF, with product MDFINMLYSKIQKKWKYFLFFISHKLKFIIASFLVVIFFLCAVFFWMNKVNYVVLYNNLSDIDGKWVISKLKDMHVSYQFHRSSKKLLVPEDKVDELRFSLMNKKNVIKKNDGFKLLDKEKFGISQFHEHVNYHRGLEGELSQTLECIFPIQHARVHLVCKKDTDFFRDDQVPSASVVVTVFPDTQLTEEQIDAIALLISGSVPNLSADNIIVVNQFGNILNKCTLNYSRFFNNNKYKKINILEQYYCDHINNLLASMYGSKNFIVHVCAKIKKNNTIINKVKIKKNNTKDQSKKLLDNISDVFLNNKKNTISSSIIHKLFLMKKISTFITKKILMNNVSQINSTVKKKIINMNNYILSNNMNSVHNVNEKLINSNTTNDCADYFFPDFSKLDIQHLNITILINYKKNDAGIYIPFSFQELQDLEKLIKSVIDFSDHRGDCINIINYKFFSSHIISNHDIFSIYNYLNVNYLLFFCISFFFVFLFIYILYKNIIIDNKKKNSLTTVSNISKNSKNYHRVSTDKLNYKKNDCIDKDHCFIKHDFLDKHPKIIEQVIRYWINKK from the coding sequence ATGGATTTTATAAATATGTTGTATTCAAAAATACAAAAAAAATGGAAGTATTTTTTGTTTTTTATTTCACATAAATTAAAATTTATTATTGCTAGTTTTTTAGTAGTAATTTTTTTTCTATGTGCAGTTTTTTTTTGGATGAATAAAGTTAATTATGTAGTATTGTACAATAATTTGTCTGATATTGATGGAAAATGGGTGATATCTAAATTAAAAGATATGCATGTTTCATATCAATTCCATCGTTCTTCTAAAAAATTATTAGTTCCTGAAGATAAAGTTGATGAATTACGTTTTTCTTTAATGAATAAAAAAAATGTAATAAAAAAAAATGATGGTTTTAAGTTACTTGATAAGGAAAAATTTGGTATTAGTCAATTTCATGAACATGTTAATTATCATCGAGGATTAGAAGGAGAATTATCACAAACATTAGAGTGTATATTTCCAATTCAACATGCTCGAGTACATTTAGTATGTAAAAAAGACACTGATTTTTTTAGAGATGATCAGGTACCATCAGCTTCGGTAGTTGTTACTGTTTTTCCGGATACACAATTAACTGAAGAACAAATAGATGCTATTGCTTTACTAATATCAGGAAGTGTACCGAATTTATCTGCTGATAATATTATTGTAGTCAATCAATTTGGAAATATTTTAAATAAATGTACTTTAAATTATTCTAGATTTTTTAATAATAATAAATATAAAAAAATTAATATTTTAGAACAATATTATTGTGATCATATAAATAATTTATTAGCGTCTATGTATGGATCAAAAAATTTTATTGTACATGTGTGTGCTAAAATAAAAAAAAATAATACTATTATCAATAAAGTTAAAATAAAAAAAAATAATACTAAAGATCAATCTAAAAAATTATTAGATAATATATCAGATGTTTTTTTAAATAATAAAAAGAATACTATCTCTAGTAGTATTATACATAAGTTATTTTTAATGAAAAAAATAAGTACATTTATTACTAAAAAAATTTTAATGAATAATGTAAGTCAAATTAATTCAACTGTTAAAAAAAAAATCATCAATATGAATAATTATATTTTGTCTAATAATATGAATTCAGTTCATAATGTTAATGAGAAATTAATAAATTCTAATACGACAAATGATTGTGCTGATTATTTTTTTCCTGATTTCAGTAAATTAGATATTCAACATTTAAATATTACAATATTGATAAATTATAAAAAAAATGATGCAGGAATATATATTCCTTTTTCTTTTCAAGAATTACAAGATTTAGAAAAATTAATTAAATCAGTAATAGATTTTTCTGATCACCGAGGTGATTGCATTAATATAATTAATTATAAATTTTTTTCTTCGCATATTATTTCAAATCATGATATTTTTTCTATATATAATTATTTAAATGTAAATTATCTATTATTTTTTTGCATCAGTTTTTTTTTTGTTTTTTTATTTATTTATATATTATATAAAAATATTATAATAGATAATAAGAAAAAAAATTCCCTAACAACAGTTAGTAATATCAGTAAAAATTCAAAAAATTATCATCGTGTAAGTACCGATAAATTAAATTATAAAAAAAACGATTGTATTGATAAAGATCATTGTTTCATTAAGCATGATTTTTTAGATAAACATCCAAAAATTATTGAACAAGTGATACGTTATTGGATAAATAAAAAATGA
- the fliP gene encoding flagellar type III secretion system pore protein FliP (The bacterial flagellar biogenesis protein FliP forms a type III secretion system (T3SS)-type pore required for flagellar assembly.), producing MLHKNIVSFLSIAPIFLNKGILNNTINNIINSGVDILNFSIQSSMILTLLSFVPACLLMMTCFTRIILVFGFLRTALGTPYSPPNQILIGLSLFLTLFVMSPVLDKIYKKAIIPFYKNEINISVALTKAIRPLQRFMMKQTRKSDVAVFLRLAKISPTKHIENIPIHVLLPAFVISELKTAFLIGFTVFLPFVIVDLVVASILMSLGMMMVPPSTISLPLKLILFVLSDGWKLLIISLSKSFFI from the coding sequence ATGTTACATAAAAATATAGTTTCTTTCTTATCTATTGCCCCAATTTTTTTAAATAAAGGTATTTTGAATAATACAATAAATAATATAATTAACTCTGGAGTTGATATATTGAACTTTTCTATTCAGTCATCTATGATACTAACATTATTGAGTTTTGTTCCAGCATGTTTACTAATGATGACTTGTTTTACGCGCATCATTCTTGTTTTTGGTTTTTTAAGAACTGCATTAGGAACTCCTTATTCTCCACCAAATCAAATATTAATTGGATTGTCTTTATTTTTGACTTTATTTGTAATGTCTCCAGTATTAGATAAAATATATAAAAAAGCGATTATACCATTTTATAAAAATGAAATTAATATAAGTGTAGCTTTAACTAAAGCAATAAGACCTTTACAACGTTTTATGATGAAACAAACTAGAAAATCTGATGTTGCTGTTTTTTTACGTTTAGCGAAAATTTCGCCAACAAAACATATAGAAAACATTCCTATACACGTATTATTGCCAGCCTTTGTTATTAGCGAGTTAAAAACAGCTTTTTTAATTGGTTTTACAGTCTTTTTGCCTTTTGTAATTGTCGACTTAGTTGTAGCTAGCATCTTGATGTCTTTAGGTATGATGATGGTTCCACCATCTACAATTTCTTTACCTTTGAAATTAATATTGTTTGTTTTATCAGATGGTTGGAAATTATTGATTATTTCGCTTTCAAAAAGCTTTTTTATTTAA
- the gltX gene encoding glutamate--tRNA ligase, producing MKIKTRFSPSPTGFLHIGGVRTALYAWLFARKHKGSFVLRIEDTDLKRISSNFVSDVLNSLTYLGLLWDEGPIYQSHRLKIYQDIISFMLKKGLAYKCYCSQERLDTLRKIQILNKQKPKYDQKCLNNNYIFKKSNIPFVVRFKNPSEGMVKFTDMIRGDISISNYELDDLIIQRSNGMPTYNFCVVIDDWKMNITHVIRGEDHINNTPRQINLLNALNAPVPIYAHASMILDSNGAKLSKRNTSMSISSYINAGFIPEAILNYVLRLGWSYKNQEIFSIEDMKNYFNLQNISRSPSIVNDKKLLWLNHYYLSKLPTETIYNYLVSYMSNKKIFLDNKIDIRGLLKEFLKHHNTLKEFISSYVYLYKDINLLDVNNIKIYCNITNVKILKFLHKKFFLLTSWNKSNILFLIKRSVLKFNICFKDVATLIRIGISGREHTPNISTIVFYLGKNTFLLRIHNFIKYIQLKIYN from the coding sequence ATGAAAATTAAAACCAGATTTTCTCCTAGCCCTACAGGATTTTTACATATAGGTGGCGTGCGAACAGCTTTATATGCATGGCTTTTTGCTCGCAAACATAAAGGTTCGTTTGTTTTACGAATTGAGGATACTGATTTAAAAAGAATAAGTAGTAATTTTGTTTCAGATGTTTTAAATAGTTTAACATATTTAGGATTGTTGTGGGATGAAGGACCTATTTATCAAAGTCATCGCTTAAAAATATATCAAGATATAATATCATTTATGTTAAAAAAAGGTCTTGCATACAAATGTTATTGTTCACAAGAAAGATTAGATACGTTAAGAAAAATTCAAATTTTGAATAAACAAAAACCAAAGTATGATCAAAAATGTTTAAATAATAATTATATTTTTAAAAAATCTAATATTCCTTTTGTGGTACGTTTTAAAAATCCTTCTGAAGGGATGGTGAAATTTACTGATATGATTAGAGGTGATATATCTATATCTAACTATGAATTAGATGATTTGATTATTCAGCGATCTAATGGTATGCCAACATATAATTTTTGCGTTGTAATTGATGACTGGAAAATGAATATAACTCATGTAATTCGAGGTGAAGATCATATTAACAATACTCCAAGACAAATTAATTTATTGAATGCATTAAATGCTCCTGTTCCAATATATGCGCATGCATCAATGATTTTAGACTCTAATGGAGCTAAATTATCAAAGAGAAATACTTCAATGAGTATTTCTAGTTATATTAATGCAGGATTTATTCCTGAAGCAATTTTAAATTATGTATTGCGTTTAGGTTGGTCTTATAAAAATCAAGAAATTTTTTCTATTGAAGATATGAAAAATTATTTCAATTTGCAAAACATAAGTCGTTCACCAAGTATTGTAAACGATAAAAAACTTTTATGGTTGAATCATTATTATTTAAGTAAATTACCAACTGAGACTATATACAATTATTTAGTTTCTTACATGAGTAATAAAAAAATTTTTTTGGATAATAAAATTGATATTCGTGGTTTATTAAAAGAATTTTTAAAACATCACAATACTTTAAAAGAATTTATATCCTCGTATGTTTACTTGTACAAAGATATCAATTTATTAGACGTTAATAATATTAAAATATACTGTAATATTACTAATGTCAAAATATTAAAATTTTTACATAAAAAATTTTTTTTGTTAACCTCTTGGAATAAATCAAATATTTTATTTTTAATTAAAAGATCTGTATTAAAGTTTAATATATGTTTTAAAGATGTAGCGACTTTAATTAGAATTGGTATTTCTGGACGAGAGCATACACCTAATATTTCTACCATAGTTTTTTATTTAGGAAAAAATACATTTTTATTACGAATACATAATTTTATTAAGTATATACAATTAAAGATATATAATTAA
- a CDS encoding flagellar biosynthetic protein FliQ, which yields MDQEFLNTLFQDSIKFAVLLSAPCLLSALFSGILINIFQTSVQINEQTLSFIPKIISVIISCIFFGPWMLQLTLTYIKNIFHIISTVN from the coding sequence ATGGATCAAGAATTTTTAAATACTTTGTTTCAAGATTCTATTAAATTTGCAGTATTATTATCTGCTCCATGTTTGTTATCTGCTTTATTTAGTGGCATATTAATTAATATTTTTCAAACATCTGTACAAATAAACGAACAAACACTGTCATTTATACCTAAAATAATTTCAGTTATTATTTCTTGCATATTTTTTGGACCTTGGATGTTACAATTAACTCTAACATATATAAAAAATATTTTTCACATAATATCAACTGTTAATTAA
- the fliN gene encoding flagellar motor switch protein FliN: MPDSFEKLKNNEIKQKINFFNTKDKISITDTKDINCKNFNLTDNKKKIIDDTTSYNLSFMSIPVYITIELSKKKITIKDLLKLSSGSVLELEDKVDEPLNIYVNKHLIAIGELVVHNDKYGVRIIKLL, encoded by the coding sequence ATGCCAGATAGTTTTGAAAAGTTGAAAAATAATGAAATAAAACAAAAAATAAATTTTTTTAATACTAAAGATAAGATATCTATAACTGATACCAAAGATATTAATTGCAAAAATTTTAATCTTACAGACAATAAAAAAAAAATAATTGATGATACTACATCATATAATTTGTCTTTTATGTCGATTCCTGTTTATATTACAATAGAGTTAAGTAAAAAAAAAATTACTATTAAAGATTTATTAAAATTATCTAGTGGTTCTGTATTAGAGCTAGAAGATAAAGTAGATGAACCATTAAATATTTATGTTAATAAGCATTTAATTGCTATAGGAGAATTAGTGGTTCATAATGATAAATATGGTGTTCGTATAATCAAATTATTATAA
- a CDS encoding FliI/YscN family ATPase, with protein sequence MWFHRINNFEKKISLITRDISYGRVLSVNNLIIEATGIYLPVGYFCFVERMYREKLSKVVCKIIGFKEKIIFLIPITSLDGIFPGSKVFSGYHTNHNISTYIKFPFGRQLLGRILDSFGRPLDDLGKIKSKKKSFSFFKSFINPLKRIPITKVLDTGVRAINSLLTVGRGQRMGIFSQPGLGKSMLLGMMSRYTDADVIVVSLVGERGREVKEFIYNVLGVNSLKKSVIIVSPADVSPIFKIQSVQYATSIAEYFCKKNNHVLLIVDSLTRYAMAYREISNAMYEVPVLKGYPASIFSNIPYLIERTGNVNSNGFGSVTSFYTILTEGDEYNDPILDIAKSVLDGHIVLSQILSEEGHYPAIDIEKSISRSMHSIVNNDHYKKSIYLKKLISCHRHHSDLINLGVYVSGNNKLLDEAISVWPILKKFLQQNFLECCTYTQSIIELSKLLKNFNI encoded by the coding sequence ATGTGGTTTCATCGAATTAACAATTTTGAAAAAAAAATATCACTTATTACTCGTGATATTTCATATGGTCGAGTATTAAGTGTTAATAACTTAATAATTGAAGCAACAGGAATATATTTACCTGTGGGATATTTTTGTTTTGTAGAACGCATGTATCGTGAAAAATTGTCTAAAGTAGTGTGTAAAATTATCGGTTTTAAAGAAAAAATTATTTTTTTGATACCTATTACAAGTTTAGACGGTATTTTTCCCGGATCTAAGGTTTTTTCAGGATATCATACCAATCATAATATTTCTACATATATTAAATTTCCGTTTGGAAGGCAGTTATTAGGTCGTATATTAGATAGTTTTGGTCGTCCTTTAGATGATCTTGGAAAGATTAAATCAAAAAAAAAATCTTTTAGTTTTTTTAAATCATTTATTAATCCTTTAAAAAGAATTCCTATTACTAAAGTTTTAGATACAGGTGTAAGAGCGATTAACAGTTTATTAACAGTTGGTCGAGGTCAGAGAATGGGTATATTTTCTCAGCCTGGTTTAGGTAAGAGTATGTTGCTTGGGATGATGTCTAGATATACTGATGCAGATGTAATTGTAGTTTCTTTAGTAGGTGAACGAGGTAGAGAAGTTAAGGAATTTATTTATAATGTTCTAGGTGTTAATAGTTTAAAAAAATCTGTTATAATTGTTTCTCCTGCAGATGTTTCTCCTATATTTAAAATTCAGTCAGTTCAATATGCAACATCAATTGCAGAATATTTTTGTAAAAAAAATAATCATGTATTATTAATAGTTGATTCATTAACACGATATGCTATGGCATATCGAGAAATATCAAATGCAATGTATGAAGTTCCTGTTTTGAAAGGATATCCTGCTTCTATTTTTTCCAATATTCCTTATTTAATTGAACGCACAGGTAACGTAAATAGTAATGGTTTCGGTTCTGTTACTTCTTTTTATACGATTTTAACTGAAGGAGATGAATATAATGATCCTATTTTAGACATAGCAAAATCTGTACTAGATGGACATATAGTATTATCACAGATTTTATCAGAAGAAGGACATTATCCAGCAATTGATATTGAAAAGTCTATTAGTAGATCTATGCATTCAATTGTAAACAACGATCATTATAAAAAATCCATATATTTAAAAAAATTAATTTCATGTCATCGTCATCATAGTGATTTGATTAATTTGGGTGTTTATGTGTCCGGTAATAATAAATTGTTAGATGAAGCAATAAGTGTATGGCCGATTTTGAAAAAATTTTTACAACAAAATTTTTTAGAATGTTGTACTTATACTCAATCAATTATTGAATTATCAAAATTATTAAAAAACTTTAATATATAA